CTATCTCAGCCTCTTCCTCGAGAGCCGGTGGATGGCGGCGTACCCGGTCTCCGCCGAAGGCGTCGACAGCCGCTCGCCGGGGATCATGCTCCTCGACGACGGACGAATGCAGATCGACTACGACACCCCCGCGGGGCACGTCGTCGACTTCGTGAGCCTGAACCGCCCGCTGTCGATCACCGACGACATCGATCCGATGGCGCGGCTCAACGGAGGGGCGGGAGGCTCGTCCGTGCCCCCGACCGGCTCGAGCCACTGATCCTTCCGACGCTCCTCCCCGCCGCCGCGCGCGGGGGGATGGATCGGACGTCCCCCGCGTGGTACCTTTCGCCGGCGCGAGGGCGCCGATGCGTCTCAATCTGCCGAACAGTCTGACGGTGGCGCGGATCTTCCTGGTCCCGCTCCTCGTGGTCGTGCTGCTCACGCCGCCTTGGGCCACGGCGTGGGTGAAGTCGAGACTGCAGGACGTGGGCTACGCCGCGTGGATCGGCCATCTCGCGAGCTGGATGTCCGACTGGCGCGAGGTGGTCGGCGTGATCATCTTCCTGACGGCCGCGGCCACCGACTGGCTCGACGGCTTCCTCGCGAGACGCCGCGACGAGGTCACCACCCTCGGCCAGCTCCTGGACCCGATCGCCGACAAGCTGCTCACCGGCTCGGCGTTCATCTCGCTGGTCGAGCTCCAGCTGGCGCCGGCCTGGATCGTGGTGGTGATCGTCGGGCGCGAGTTCGCCGTCACGGGGCTCAGGAGCGTCGCGGCGGCGCGCGGCCTGGTGATCGTCGCGTCGCCGTGGGGGAAGTTCAAGACCGTCAGCCAGGTCGTGGCGATCACGCTGATGATCCTGACGAACACCCTCGAGCGGTGGCTCCGGTTCGGCTTCCTCGGCGTCGCCGCGCTGTGGGTGGCGATGATCATCGCGCTGGTGTCGGCGGTGGACTACTTCATGAGATTCGCGCGCCGCCTCGACCTCGAGGCCCGCGGATGATCAGGCGTGCCATCGCGCACGTGAGGGGGCGGATCGGCGGCGGCCTGCTGATCGTGCTCCCGCTGCTGATCACCGTCTGGCTCCTGAGCATCCTGTTCAACCTGATCAACGCGCGCGTGACGCCTTGGGTGCTCGCGGCGCTCCGGGCGGCGGAGATCCCCGGTCTCGAGAGGTGGCCCGCGCGGGTCGCGGTCCCGTTGATCGGGGTCGTGCTCACCGCCACCCTCGTCTACCTCGCCGGGCTCCTGACCGGCAACCTCGTGGGCCGGCGGTTCCTCTCGCTGTTCGAGTCCGCCATGCACCGGATCCCGCTGGTGAAGGGGATCTACGGCGCCGCCCGGCAACTGCTGGACGCGGTGAGCCTCACCGGTAAGCGCCCCTTTTCTCGCGTCGTCCTCGTGGAGTTCCCGCGGTCCGGCGTCTGGACGGTCGGGTTCGTCACCCAGGAGCGGCTTCACGCGATCGGGGGGCCTCGGGGCGACGAGGGCGCGGTGCCGGTCTTCGTTCCCACCGCCCCGAACCCCACCTCCGGATGGGTGCTGTTCATCCGCGAGGCGGACCTCGTGGATCTCGATCTGACCATCGAGCAGGGGCTCAAGCTGATCGTCTCGGGAGGGATCGTGAGTCCCGAGGATCTCGGCGCCCACCGGGCCCGAAGGCCGCGGGCCGCCGCGTCGCCGCCGTGACGGGGAGCTCGTTCTACCGCGTGGCCCGCGCGGCGTTCCGCGTCCTCGCGCTGCCGCTCTTCCGATTCAAGGTGGAGGGGGCCGAGCGGATTCCCGCGACGGGCCCCGGGATCGTGGTCGCGCTGCACCGGTCGTGGCTCGATCCCGCCTGTGTCGGCGGGGCTTGCCCGCGTCCGGTGTCCTTCCTCATGCAGAGGGACGTGTACCATAAGCGCTGGGGCCGGTGGTTCTACCGCCGCATGGGTGCGATTCCGGTACCCCTCGGCGGGACGCCGTCGGTCGAGGCGCTGAAGGCGGCGGTGCGCTGCCTCGAGGGGGGGGAGATCCTCGGGATCTTCCCGGAGGGCGGGATTGTCGGGAAGGGAACCCAGGCGACGTTTCATCGCGGCGCCGCTCATCTCGCGGTGCGCTGCTTGGCGCCGGTGATTCCCGTGGCGATCCACGGTTCCGCGGAGGCTTGGCCCCACGGTAGGAAATGGCCCACCCCCGCTCGGGTGAGCGTGAGGTTCCACCCGCCGATCCGCCCTCCGGCGGGGCTCGAGGGAAGGGAGGCCGTGGAGGAGCTGATGCGGCGCACGAGGCTGGCCCTGGGCGACTCGGCGGAAGGACTCCCATGAGGCTGTTCCTGGCGATCGATCTTCCATCGCCGGTGAGAGCCGCGGTCGCCGCGCTGGAGGAGCGGCTTCGCCGGGACGGTCACGGATGGCGATGGGTTCGGCCCGAGGGGATCCACCTCACCCTCCGGTTCCTCGGCGAGGTCTCGCCGGTGGACGATGCCCGACAGCGCGAGTCCTGGCGCCGCGCCGTCGCGGGACATCCGCGTTTCCGGTTCCGAGTCGGCGGTGTCGGCGCGTTCCCCGCGGCCTCGCGGCCGAGGGTCCTGTGGGTGGGGGTGGCGGAGTCGTCGCCTGCCCCGGTGATGGTTCCCCTCGCGGCGGCGCTCGAGAGCGCCGCGAGGGAGCTCGGCTTCGAGGCGGAGGAGCGTCCGTTCCGCGCTCACCTGACCCTCGCGCGGGCCCAGAGGGAGGGACGCCCTTCTGCTCCGGGGCTCGCGGACGTCGTGATCGCGACCGACGTGCCCGCGGAGGAGGTCGTGCTGTTCCGGAGCGAACTTCACCCCGACGGTGCTCGCTACAGCCGGCTCGAGGCGTTCCCGCTCGGAGGCGTCCCGTGAGCGCCGCCCTTCTGCTGGGCGCCGCTGCCGGCTTCGCGCTCGGAAGCCTTCCGTTCGGCTGGCTCCTGACCCTCAGGGGCGCGAGCCGCGACGTGAGGGAGGCCGGGAGCGGCAACATTGGCGCGACGAACGTGCTGAGGGTCGCCGGTCCGGGCCTCGCGGCGTGGACGCTCGTGCTCGACGCCGGGAAAGGGGCCGCCGCGGCGGTCCTCGCGGGCGCCATCGGCGCAGGCGACGGCGTCTCGGGCCAGGCGGGGTGCCTCGGGGCGGTCGTGGGCCACATGTTCACGCCCTGGCTCGGATTCCGCGGCGGAAAGGGAACCGCGACCGGCGCAGGCGCGCTCGCGGTTCTCGCGCCGCTGCCGCTGGCCGCGGCGTTGGGCGTGTTCGGGGTGACGGCGGGCCTGACGCGACGCGTGTCGGCGGGCTCGCTCGCCGCGGCCGTGACGTTCCCCGGCTGGGCGGCGCTGCTCGGAGCCTCGTCTGCGACCGTCGCCG
This portion of the Terriglobia bacterium genome encodes:
- the thpR gene encoding RNA 2',3'-cyclic phosphodiesterase is translated as MRLFLAIDLPSPVRAAVAALEERLRRDGHGWRWVRPEGIHLTLRFLGEVSPVDDARQRESWRRAVAGHPRFRFRVGGVGAFPAASRPRVLWVGVAESSPAPVMVPLAAALESAARELGFEAEERPFRAHLTLARAQREGRPSAPGLADVVIATDVPAEEVVLFRSELHPDGARYSRLEAFPLGGVP
- a CDS encoding DUF502 domain-containing protein, whose translation is MIRRAIAHVRGRIGGGLLIVLPLLITVWLLSILFNLINARVTPWVLAALRAAEIPGLERWPARVAVPLIGVVLTATLVYLAGLLTGNLVGRRFLSLFESAMHRIPLVKGIYGAARQLLDAVSLTGKRPFSRVVLVEFPRSGVWTVGFVTQERLHAIGGPRGDEGAVPVFVPTAPNPTSGWVLFIREADLVDLDLTIEQGLKLIVSGGIVSPEDLGAHRARRPRAAASPP
- a CDS encoding 1-acyl-sn-glycerol-3-phosphate acyltransferase, which encodes MTGSSFYRVARAAFRVLALPLFRFKVEGAERIPATGPGIVVALHRSWLDPACVGGACPRPVSFLMQRDVYHKRWGRWFYRRMGAIPVPLGGTPSVEALKAAVRCLEGGEILGIFPEGGIVGKGTQATFHRGAAHLAVRCLAPVIPVAIHGSAEAWPHGRKWPTPARVSVRFHPPIRPPAGLEGREAVEELMRRTRLALGDSAEGLP
- the pgsA gene encoding CDP-diacylglycerol--glycerol-3-phosphate 3-phosphatidyltransferase gives rise to the protein MRLNLPNSLTVARIFLVPLLVVVLLTPPWATAWVKSRLQDVGYAAWIGHLASWMSDWREVVGVIIFLTAAATDWLDGFLARRRDEVTTLGQLLDPIADKLLTGSAFISLVELQLAPAWIVVVIVGREFAVTGLRSVAAARGLVIVASPWGKFKTVSQVVAITLMILTNTLERWLRFGFLGVAALWVAMIIALVSAVDYFMRFARRLDLEARG
- a CDS encoding glycerol-3-phosphate acyltransferase, whose product is MSAALLLGAAAGFALGSLPFGWLLTLRGASRDVREAGSGNIGATNVLRVAGPGLAAWTLVLDAGKGAAAAVLAGAIGAGDGVSGQAGCLGAVVGHMFTPWLGFRGGKGTATGAGALAVLAPLPLAAALGVFGVTAGLTRRVSAGSLAAAVTFPGWAALLGASSATVAAGAAVAGLLLWSHRANLARLLSGREPRITFGRPRGGRR